A region from the Lolium perenne isolate Kyuss_39 chromosome 4, Kyuss_2.0, whole genome shotgun sequence genome encodes:
- the LOC127296308 gene encoding protein DETOXIFICATION 48: MCNTGASPLPSPPQLPPPLTSFKNSSSHLLHPMDGDEDDSHHGGRALALSKMAGEARAIGRLSVPMAVTGLVMYSRSFISMLFLGQLGQLALAGGSLALGFANITGYSVLSGLALGMEPICGQAFGARRGKLLALALHRTVLLLLAVALPISVLWITSTGHILRLLGQDEGVAGAAQTFAAYASADLAVLAVLHPLRVYLRSQNLTLPITACSLFSVLLHGPINYLLVVRLRMGVAGVALAVALTDLNLLLALVCFLAISGAHRDSWVGPTTDCLRGWGAMLRLAVPTATAVCLEWWWYELMIVLSGLLANPRAAVASMGILIQATSLVYVFPSSLGQGASTRVSHQLGAGRPAGARRAGSAALSIGLVIGAVACTFMVSVRNHWGRMFTSDSDILRLTAVALPIAGLCELGNFPQTAGCGVLRGSARPASGARINLASFYLVGMPVGLALAFGAGLGFAGLWLGLLAAQAACAVWMARAVAATDWDVEVARAKELTKPTATTNHAECNANTSNSSATTSAKTAMSSTSSNAGGSGNNGYVPISEGGSEDDPLQKLEEGLMTMASSSGGATGVSGSNGDTNAVDRDSKRSSSSSGAGCTTVEENDQRQDDDVSERAPLIRVGDEQEEEKAHDGDSHGGGYV, encoded by the exons ATGTGCAACACCGGCGCCAGTCCTCTCCCGTCGCCGCCGCAGCTTCCGCCGCCGCTCACCTCCTTCAAGAATTCCTCCTCCCACCTGCTCCACCCCATGGACGGCGATGAGGACGACAGCCACCACGGCGGCCGCGCACTGGCGCTCTCCAAG ATGGCCGGCGAAGCGCGGGCGATCGGGCGCTTGTCGGTGCCCATGGCGGTGACGGGGCTCGTCATGTACTCGCGCTCCTTCATCTCCATGCTCTTCCTCGGCCAGCTGGGCCAGCTGGCGCTCGCCGGCGGCTCCCTCGCGCTGGGCTTCGCCAACATCACGGGCTACTCCGTGCTCTCCGGCCTGGCCCTCGGCATGGAGCCCATCTGCGGCCAGGCCTTCGGCGCGCGCCGGGGGAAGCTCCTGGCCCTCGCGCTCCACCGCACCGTGCTCCTGCTCCTCGCCGTGGCGCTTCCCATCTCCGTCCTCTGGATCACCTCCACGGGCCACATCCTCAGGCTGCTCGGCCAGGACGAGGGCGTGGCCGGCGCCGCGCAGACGTTCGCGGCCTACGCGTCCGCCGACCTGGCCGTGCTGGCCGTCCTGCACCCGCTGCGCGTCTACCTCCGCTCGCAGAACCTGACGCTGCCCATCACCGCCTGCTCCCTCTTCTCCGTGCTGCTGCACGGGCCCATCAACTACCTCCTCGTCGTGCGCCTCCGCATGGGCGTCGCCGGCGTCGCGCTCGCCGTCGCGCTCACCGACCTCAACCTGCTCCTCGCGCTCGTCTGCTTCCTCGCCATCTCGGGGGCCCACAGGGACTCCTGGGTGGGCCCGACCACCGACTGCCTCCGTGGCTGGGGAGCCATGCTTCGACTCGCCGTCCCAACCGCCACCGCGGTCTGCCTCGAGTGGTGGTGGTACGAGCTCATGATCGTGCTGTCGGGCCTCCTCGCCAACCCGCGGGCCGCCGTGGCATCAATGGGCATcctcatccaggccacctcgctcGTCTACGTCTTCCCCTCTTCGCTCGGCCAGGGTGCGTCCACGCGCGTCAGCCACCAGCTCGGCGCGGGTCGACCGGCTGGGGCACGCCGCGCCGGAAGCGCTGCCCTCTCCATCGGCCTCGTCATCGGCGCCGTCGCTTGCACCTTCATGGTGTCCGTCCGCAACCACTGGGGCCGCATGTTCACGTCGGACTCCGACATCCTGCGGCTCACCGCGGTGGCGCTCCCCATCGCCGGGCTGTGCGAGCTCGGCAACTTCCCGCAGACCGCCGGGTGCGGGGTGCTCCGCGGGAGCGCGCGCCCTGCCAGCGGCGCTCGCATTAACCTCGCCTCCTTCTACCTCGTCGGCATGCCGGTGGGGTTGGCGCTAGCGTTCGGCGCTGGCCTTGGCTTCGCCGGCCTGTGGCTCGGCCTCCTGGCGGCGCAGGCGGCCTGCGCGGTGTGGATGGCGCGCGCCGTGGCCGCCACTGACTGGGACGTGGAGGTGGCCCGCGCCAAGGAGCTAACAAAACCCACTGCCACCACCAACCACGCCGAATGCAACGCCAACACCTCAAACAGCAGTGCCACCACTAGCGCAAAGACAGCAATGAGTAGTACTAGCAGCAATGCCGGTGGTAGCGGCAACAACGGCTACGTGCCGATCAGCGAGGGTGGCAGCGAGGACGACCCGCTGCAGAAGCTGGAGGAAGGGCTCATGACCATGGCCAGCAGCTCCGGTGGTGCTACCGGCGTCAGCGGCAGCAATGGCGACACGAATGCCGTTGACAGAGACAGCaagcgcagcagcagcagcagcggtgcTGGTTGTACGACGGTGGAGGAAAATGATCAGAGGCAGGACGACGATGTCTCGGAGAGGGCCCCGCTGATCAGAGTGGGAGACGAGCAGGAGGAAGAGAAGGCGCACGATGGCGATAGCCATGGGGGTGGCTACGTCTAA